GAAAAAAAGTGTTCAAAAAATAATTTTTCAAATTTAGTGTGCGTGCAGAGTAAATATATTTATCTTTGTCGCGATGAAAAAAGAAGTTTCGGATAATAAAAGTACTGTTTGTTCCAAAATAAAGACTTCTTGGCACTTGATAAACCGTATGTACAACGGAGCTGGAAGCACTCAGGATTTATCTACTGCAATGGGATTTGTGCTGTTGAATATTCATCCTGAAAATGGAACGGCTTCTACTAAAATTGGTCCTTTGTTGGGAATGGAATCCAAAAGTTTATCGCGCATGTTGAAAGGTTTGGAAGAAAAAAAATGGATAAAACGAAAAACAAGTCTGGAAGATAAACGCTCCGTAATTATTTATTTAACGCCCAAAGGACTTGAAAAGAGAGAACTTTCGAAACAAACGGTTAAAAATTTCAACAAAATTGTAAAAGAAAAATTGGGCAAAAAAAAGTTAAAAGAATTTTATGCAACGATTGAC
This is a stretch of genomic DNA from Bacteroidia bacterium. It encodes these proteins:
- a CDS encoding MarR family transcriptional regulator; translation: MKKEVSDNKSTVCSKIKTSWHLINRMYNGAGSTQDLSTAMGFVLLNIHPENGTASTKIGPLLGMESKSLSRMLKGLEEKKWIKRKTSLEDKRSVIIYLTPKGLEKRELSKQTVKNFNKIVKEKLGKKKLKEFYATIDSINVIVDKLNTQQLIPTSK